ATGTATTTTTTATTTTCAGTCTTCTTGATCGTGCCAACAGTGTAAAGTGTGGTTCCAGCGTTAGAAATAATATATCTACCTGGTTCTACTATTAATTTTGGAGAAGGATAATGAAATTTACTTGATAAAAATCTAACTTCTTGAATGACTCTTTTTATAGCATTCTGAATATCTATAGCTTTTTCAAAAGTCGAGTGTGCTACACCAAATCCTCCACCAATATCAATTTCTGGTAAAACAACCCCTGTTTCTCCTCTTATTTTGTTTAAAAGATCAAAAAAAGTCTTTACTAACTCCACATAAGGTTCTGCCTCGTTTATTTGAGAACCTATATGTGCATGAATACCTTTTATCTCCAAGTTTTCAGAATTTTTGATGGATTTAATAAGTTTCAACATGTCATCAAAAGGCATCCCAAATTTGGAATTTTTTTGACCGGTTGAAATATACTTATGAGTGTCTGGAGAAATGTTGGGGATAACCCTAAAATAAATTTTTGTCTTTTTTCTTAATCTTTTACTGATCTTTTCAATGTTTCTAAATTCATCTTCATTATCAACTATAATGTGACCTGCATCATTCTCTAGAGCCATAACTAATTCTTCGTTAGTCTTACTGTTGCCGTTAAAGAAAATTTTGTTTACAGGAAAAGAACTATGAAAGGCTATATACAGTTCTCCACCCGAAACCACCTCTAAAGACACATTTTCACTTTGTAAAATTCTACAAAGCTCTGTATTCAAAAATGCCTTCGAAGCATAAGCGATTTCATAATTAGTATAATCAGCGCTATCGAAGACATTTTTTATCCTTTTGATGTTCTCCCTAATTTTAATTTCGTCCAACACTAATAATGGAGTACCATACTCATTAGCTAAGTGAGTACTTTTTACACCAGAAATTTCCAATACACCATCTTTATCTATTTTCAAGTTACCCGTTAAAAACATCTTTTCTCCTTAATCTTCTTTAGTATAAAGATAATAATAATCTCCAGGCCAGATGGGATTATCTATCCACCCTTTTAACCAAGAGCGTTGAACCCTTATCCCTTCTGGCTGATAAAGTGGAACACAAACCGCATGTTTTGATACGAATTTTTGAACTTCTATATAGATTTCTTCTCTTTTTTGAAGATCTGTTTCAACTGCGGCTTTTTCTATCATCTCGTTAAGTGATTGCCCACCAAATTCTGGTCTTGCTAAAGTTGCAAAAGGTACATAATTTTCTCCATAATATAATCCATAACGACCTTCACTATGATAATATGTAAAAATGAAATTGTGAGGATCAGGATAATCTGCTATCCATGATATAACAAAAGCAGGCATCATCAGGTTTTCTCTTTGGTCAAGATAAGTTGCCCAGGGAATCCCTCTAACCTCAACTTGAAACCTTGGATTGATTTTTTCCAAATTATCTCTTATGTTTTCTGCAGCTATTCTCCTTGTATCATTCCCTGTATTATATAATATTGACATTTTAAAACCAGTTTGCCATAATC
The window above is part of the Petrotoga mexicana DSM 14811 genome. Proteins encoded here:
- the lysA gene encoding diaminopimelate decarboxylase gives rise to the protein MFLTGNLKIDKDGVLEISGVKSTHLANEYGTPLLVLDEIKIRENIKRIKNVFDSADYTNYEIAYASKAFLNTELCRILQSENVSLEVVSGGELYIAFHSSFPVNKIFFNGNSKTNEELVMALENDAGHIIVDNEDEFRNIEKISKRLRKKTKIYFRVIPNISPDTHKYISTGQKNSKFGMPFDDMLKLIKSIKNSENLEIKGIHAHIGSQINEAEPYVELVKTFFDLLNKIRGETGVVLPEIDIGGGFGVAHSTFEKAIDIQNAIKRVIQEVRFLSSKFHYPSPKLIVEPGRYIISNAGTTLYTVGTIKKTENKKYIVVDGGMADNIRPALYGAKYEAFIANRSKDKTNLEKVTIAGRACESGDILIEETCLPEIKSGDLLAIPSTGDYTYSMSSNYNGFLKPAIVLVNNGKHKLITRREIYDDLIKRNIENSEWR